The genomic stretch gttgaaactaataatgttcaggtcttggatgacagacccaatcaagggacattcgtaaaagaaatgatctttgttttcaatagcattgttgcacagaacacaatgaggtaggacatcaatatgactcttgagaagtctacttttagttggaaggccgtcaacacaggctttccaaagaaaaaaatttaattttggaggaatattcaatttccaaatccactgaaattcacatttgaCAAGAgtttgatcgaacaaaccttgcgctaaccaagttgctgttttggtagagaaattttcATCTACGAACAACCCCCAAATaagggtatctggaatatcattatgtggcactggaatgttagtaatctgattaacaatatcgttattcactaaactagataatttacaaacatctcattgcttgtctgaggttatgaaatcgttaaccaaaagattaagatcgcggttactatcatcatcaaccatactgcttgtaagtgggtgtgaaaaaacTCAATTATCAGACCAAAATTTAATGTTActaccattacctacctgccatctcagtccttttctaaatagagttcgaagactcattagtttacgccattgccaagaGGAGGCTGAATTAGActtatgatcaaagagtgaacaatttctcaagtattttttagataccactttgacccaaatactttccttatccataagaattttccataaaagtttcatttgaagagctttattagctgctttagaagatttaattcctaaaccaccaaccgactttggtaaacaaactttatgccaaccaaccaaattaggagaacgctgggaaggattcttattccaaagaaagtctctattaattttatctaatctattatggattgatgaagggaggaggaagcTTTGCATATAAAAAGTTCCCTTCGCGGCTAAATTAGCATTGACTAGAACTAGTTTACCTGCTTGAGATAGtcgctttccatttcgataattgagtgCAAGAAGATTGAATAATGTTCTCGAAAGTATTTTTAGTCACTCTACTATCAATTATAGGACATCCTAAATACTTACCCAAATGGGCTTCCTCGTTCATATGGAGAATGCCTCTAAATGATTCACGAAGAGAACgctcaatatttctagtgcattgaaaagtggatttgtcaaaattaacaaattgttcggaaatcgtgcaaaatttatctaaaatagactTAATAGTTCTACAACTCTGATTAGAGGCTTTAGCGAAAATTATAGTGTCATCCGCAAAAGTGAGAAACGGAATTTTCTCCACCATGGATCCAATTCTAACACCAATATCACTAGAGCTAACATCACTATTATTTTGCAGAGATCTTGCTAAAATCTCGGCGCACATAATAAATATGTATGGCGAAAGTGGGTCTCCTTGTCGAATACCTCGAGTGGGTCTAAAAATGTCTCCCGGTGTTCCATTTACTAACACTGAGTAAGAAACAGTGTTTATACATGCCATAATCCATGAAATCCACTTAGCATTAAAACCCATTTGTTTAAAATTTTCCTCGATAAAATTCCATTCTAGTCTGTCGtatgctttctccatatcaagtttgATTGCAATCCAACCTCCTTTGCCTTTTTTACGTTTAAACGAGTTAAAAATCTCGTGAGCTAAAAGAATATTATCTTGAATGAAGCGATTAGGTGTAAAAGCACCTTGAAACGGGTGTATAATCTTATGCAAGACATTTCGAAGACGATTAGCCAAGATTTTtgcaataattttataaattgttgaacaAAGACTAATCGGGCGAAAATGGTTTGCTGTTTGAGGATTTTCAATTTTAGGAATCAATGCTATGAAAGTATGATTCATTTCTTTTAGTAATTTCTCGAGAATGGAAAAATGCTAAAACGACTTTAGTGACGGAATTTCCTACAATATCCCGGTATTTTTGAAAAAACTCTGCAGAAACCCATCGGGACTGGCATTTATCTGCGGCTAAACTAAACACAGTTTGTTTAACCTCTTCCCTACTGATATTACCGGTAAGAAATCTGTTATCTTCATCTGTAATTAAGCCACTAATAGACTTAAAATCCTCATTCTTGTCGAAATTACAAAGTTGATTTTTTGTAAACCTAAGTGTAAACTCGTCAGAAATTTCTTGTTTAATAAGTTCTTGATCAGTAATACAAGCACCATTCTTATTAATAAATTGCTTAATACCATTTCTATTACGTCTAATCGTGGCATAATTTTGAAAAAACTTGGTATTATTATCTCCAAAATTTACTTTGGTTATACGAGATTTTTGTTGCCAATAGACACGTTTATAGTCAAGAAGAGCATCACGCTTTTTTAGCCATCTCAATTGTGCGTTTTCTAAATGGGCAATATGAGAAGAGCCTAGCTGTTTTTGAATATTTTCTAACTTTTTTTCAGCAATTGAAAGTTGTCTAAAAATATTACCAAATGTAGACTGATTCCATGTCTTAgccttttgttttaaaaatttgcATTTTTGAGAAAGACAGAACATATATGATCCTTGAAACTGATATTGCCAACAACTTTTGACCATTTTACTAAAATCATCCCGGAGAGTCCACATGAGTTCAAAACGAAAAGGAGGGGCTTTTCTGTGAATTTGGTTATAAAACTTCACAGAAATCGGACAATGGTCTGAGCTAGTGAAAGCATGGTGGACAAACTGCATGTTTGGATATATACTCATCCAATTAGGAGAGGCTAAGGCTTTATCAAGGATTTCAAAAACATTTTCAGACCCCGTTTTCTTTTTCCTCCAAGTAAAAAAATTACCGGAAAAAGGGAGATCTACACAGCTAGTATTACTTAAGAAACTATTTAATCTTAAACAACGCGCATTGGTAACTTTTGCACCCCCTTCTTTTTCACTAGGATTCTTAATCTCGTTAAGATCTCCTAGTACTAAGAAAGGCAAATCAAGATTGAGGACAAAATTTTGAAATTCATTCCAAAAGTCCGACTTCTCAGCCAGTTGAGCTGGAGCATAAACAAAAATAAGGTAAAACTTGACATTGTTCGTTAAATCACACACTTCACAAGCAATGAATCTACTCGACTTAAATGGGACATTTAACGAAAAAGTCATAGAGACAGTTTCTTTCCAAAATAACCAAATCCCCCCAGAAAATCCATCACTGGGAATGAAGTCGCAATTATTAAACCCATAACTAGTTATAAGGTAAGGGTCAGGCTTAGTAGACGATTTAGTGTCACATATAGCTAAAATTTTAATTCCATTCGAAGAGCTAAAGAAATTAAGTTCTTCGGCAAAATTCTTTCGTTTggtacccctaacattccaaaaggtAATATTCATGAAAAAAATTTTTGAACATCATTGGATGCAGCAGAGCATTATCTGGCATTATCTGCTGGATGTAGTATAGCAATATCTGGATGCAGAATAGCATTATCAACATCAACAGTGGCATGTAGTTACATGCGGCATAGCAAAAAATTCGGGCGAAAAGAAGCCTAATTGACTTAATAACTTCGCATAAAACAAAACTCATTAAAGCTAAACATAACCGATGTGCTATGATACATGTGCAAAGGGTTGTAAGAAAAAACGTACATGATCCAACAATAAATTTGGTTATACTTGAGACGACACGAGCCCAATGAAGCTTAAGAAAACCATAGAACTGAAATTCTACCTTAATCAAATGATGaaggtgttccgggtgtaattccggagcaggatttgtgaccacgtaagcttgtagaatgacgtctttgcttgtctcttcctttcgctctctcctgtaaagatgaacaaactgagggctcggcttggtaccgagcgtactcactccgacgcttaagtcagtaaacttaaagagataagttgtgtgttaacttggcaaagtatattgtagagagataagggagtttataccagattttcggttagtttttgggatccttttctcaatgagagaagtggagtatttataggatttcatcttttgtcacgtagtggccaagtggctagcaggtggaaagactatcttaccctcggccgagggacccatggcaggccggctggcctggttgactccatgccgtgGGGACTGGATGcaagtacgcggatatgcctctcggccggctaggtgccgagaccgagacccaagtgacaggctgcatcggttaggctgtctaatacgttgacttgctgtcttttggctttgaccttcctcaatatgttgactcggtcagcgggtgcagaatatgccccatcaatttgcccctagcgtagtctatgccgtggtatggaccttcaatgagtgttgagcgtattctgcgcatgttgagcttcttcctcggcttcttcttcctcggcttggttctgttcaggccgtaccatatcccccctccacatggttgtgtaatggacatccaatgtggaaaagagaaaatggcgctggccgagaccaaggttgagagtgccgtgtgcttttgatttccctcagccggtgctgccaagcttggttgatcagctagccgttagcaagtagataccaaggagcgtgtcgaagaagatttgttACTGTATGTCaattgacatttcgtggctgcatgcttgacacgtggcttggcgctgattggtggacgcttcatgggctttgctctgattggtccactgaatgggctttgctctataaatagagcagttatccCCTCATTgtggccatcaaacttcattttctcaaaaaaattccTCTCTATTAGctttttcgaagaaatttctctctagtcttcaaagcgttactcggcgtaacactttcttccaaggtaaacaaacaaatttttcccaACTTTTTACTTGTTTAAATAATTGTTGTCGCCATGTCTTCTGCCgatgctcaacccagtacctctgcgccgggtgcgaaccgtcgcgtcctgatgaacaggagccactggttgtcaccccgatagggtttgggggtcccaagtcgccttctcctgaaattgaggagaaatttttggagggtttcgatgatgatgatgatgaagagacCCAATCCGACTCAGAGAGGCCGCGTTATtcgtggcacggcgaagcctgctcgatcaatcctgatcgtgtttggacgaataagttcgctagttgttccggtcctgatctttttgaagaccattactccttcggcagggggtatagaattgttgTCCCCGAGGGTGATCGAggcgtctgttgccctcccgaaggtcagacggcgtgtacatcagacatctggagtatgggctccgatttcctcttaatgaGCACGTCgccgccataatcaaagccatgaacgtcgccgtggcacaactgcatccgttggcttttaggactattattggctttgtgtggctttgtctctttaagggggaggccccaacggttaacctgttccgccggcttcatcatcttcggcagactaccctaggtggcacggggtggtacagcgtgcagatggagccgggttacgtgaccGTCTCTAAGCTGacctcttgcaaggactggaaggggcggtgggtatatgttgaggtgccggaggactatccactgccccggttcttccagagccgcgtcaacttgcggtgtgagagtcagggggagcatgatagatatgtctcccggaataagcttaagatggacgccaagaaggtctatcttaaggaggaCGAAGAGCGGGCAATGAGCGtgttcgaggctgagaaggatggcacgccgaagggatggatgcccccgacgcagatcgtccttcaagacgagctacgttgccacgtcggcctcataccggctctcggccagggtgagtggggtcggtgtgaggcccactttttctttttatgcttctgtatttgcCCCGGTTTActtcttttacttaactcttgctttgtttcttgcagatcgattcgGTCGGGATCTCTCCATCTCTGTCCTAAATAGGTTGGGACTCG from Silene latifolia isolate original U9 population chromosome 5, ASM4854445v1, whole genome shotgun sequence encodes the following:
- the LOC141655707 gene encoding uncharacterized protein LOC141655707, which gives rise to MNITFWNVRGTKRKNFAEELNFFSSSNGIKILAICDTKSSTKPDPYLITSYGFNNCDFIPSDGFSGGIWLFWKETVSMTFSLNVPFKSSRFIACEVCDLTNNVKFYLIFVYAPAQLAEKSDFWNEFQNFVLNLDLPFLVLGDLNEIKNPSEKEGGAKVTNARCLRLNSFLSNTSCVDLPFSGNFFTWRKKKTGSENVFEILDKALASPNWMSIYPNMQFVHHAFTSSDHCPISVKFYNQIHRKAPPFRFELMWTLRDDFSKMVKSCWQYQFQGSYMFCLSQKCKFLKQKAKTWNQSTFGNIFRQLSIAEKKLENIQKQLGSSHIAHLENAQLRWLKKRDALLDYKRVYWQQKSRITKVNFGDNNTKFFQNYATIRRNRNGIKQFINKNGACITDQELIKQEISDEFTLRFTKNQLCNFDKNEDFKSISGLITDEDNRFLTGNISREEVKQTVFSLAADKCQSRWVSAEFFQKYRDIVGNSVTKVVLAFFHSREITKRNESYFHSIDS